A segment of the Deltaproteobacteria bacterium genome:
AGCCTTCACTGCCGTCACGCGGGAGATCGTCCGGCAACGGGCAATCCTGGAAGACTATGTCCGGCGGGATCTCATTTTCAGGCATACACTGGAACCGCTCGAAGTTCCAGCCGACGCCCCCGAGGTGGCAAAGCGGATGGCCCGCGCGGCCAAGATTGCGGGCGTGGGGCCGATGGCTGCCGTAGCCGGCGCGATGGCCCAGCTCGCCGTCGAGGCTGGTCTTGAGGCCGGCGCCGAAGAGGCTATCGTGGACAACGGAGGAGATATCTATCTGAAGACCACCGGGCCGGTCGTCATAGGCCTTTTCCCCGGCGGTTCCGGAAAGATCGGCCGGCTTGCCTTTTCGCTTCAGGCATCCGACA
Coding sequences within it:
- a CDS encoding UPF0280 family protein codes for the protein MSRKRVYRTFIHKEAVFRICCEAFTAVTREIVRQRAILEDYVRRDLIFRHTLEPLEVPADAPEVAKRMARAAKIAGVGPMAAVAGAMAQLAVEAGLEAGAEEAIVDNGGDIYLKTTGPVVIGLFPGGSGKIGRLAFSLQASDTPLSICSSSGKMGHSLSLGLCDLATVVAKDAALADAVATRAANLVRTVEDVEKALDTMVAIAGVSGLLIVKDGHVGLAGRVPPLVRMGR